The following nucleotide sequence is from Aedes aegypti strain LVP_AGWG chromosome 3, AaegL5.0 Primary Assembly, whole genome shotgun sequence.
tgtcgcattttttctaaaattaatttaatgtaACTTAAGGTTAATCTATCTGACAATAAATGTGACAAAATATCAACGAAAGAATAATATTATTTCATCTTCTTCCATAATCATCTAATTTGTACATATAGCTCAGGCAACACTGTTTTTCAAATGCGTAACATCAAATTCACGAAAAATATTCTTCCTTCAGAATGGTGACTTGCAGAATTCATCAAACGTCACCATTCATATTTGCGTACTGACAACTTTGTCCTTAACTAGCGGGAACGCCGCAAGTATTAATAACGATCATTTGACCAGCTAGAGCCGCAGAATAGCAAAGCAATTGACCTTATAAATTCCCGAGCTGTCATCATAGCTCTGGTATCGTTGCGGGAAGCGGTCATGTTTGTGAACAAAAGCTTTCGCttgtaaattcaataaatattgaaacgtgcatattagagtggttcaaaaaatcgtttttgctccacaccgctcattccaTTCTAGATCAAAGTCTAAGTGTCCACCCAAAATTTTAGCTCATTCGAATGAAAACTgtgtgtgggcttcgtggccgtgcggttagtgttaccaagtatttatccgcatcgtgtcaaggggtgtgggttcgattcccgcttcagtccggaaaaattttcatcagaaatgtatttcgactgtgccactgggcgttgcatgctagtccgttgtctagtgtggtgcttccttcaaagggtaaaccgtccactggaagcattaacgtgtaagTGTCTTTttaaaactgagactgcacagcCCTTTacagtttatatgggaattactatgggaaaagcaagcaattcattcaaccggtcatagtgtttgcttatgtgctcttggggattagaaccacgttgatactgtgagatatattaatcagctacaacattgccgaagaccgtattAGAATCGGGAGCCTAAGTCATTAATTATAAATTTgtgagaaacttaaaagtagatggagtaccgtataccttttaattccgctcctaaatgcttatctttgacagatacgcgtatttcaactaccacttgcagtcttcttcagtgtcactcgtagtggatacgagtaactgacactgaagaagactgcaagtggtagtcgaaatacgcgtatcggtcaaagataagcatttaggagcgaaattaaaaggtatacggtactccatctacttttaagtttctctgttgggattctgctcagaggattcgaacattattTAGAGAGTTATAAATTTGTGTATGAGTTgcaaaactttggctataataattgggctgttctgcaggcatcactggatatatacagcacggtaaaaaatagacaccatgctatcaatagttctgcacttggatttgcactactgttgaatcttgacaaaatcaaggtaacagcacttgaattcaacgttgcatgttttgatttgaaataaaaaaaagttaaaataaacatttccgcctgacccagatttgaaccaccaACCTTCGGAGTGTAAGTCtagtgtcttacctcgacactaactcgcatctgttgaaatggattgaattgatctcaatcactttctacaacgagctgtcaatgattgctctcatacaaaagacatgatgttcaaaatcaacgacttttcacttcagagtctagttctagagacagtagagcaaattcaaagttgaaactcttcaaatcatggtgattggtgttttgaattgagtcaagtgatcaatctattcaatcgaacgtgctgattttttaccgtgagtaaaacatagtagccatgatttgtgcgtgctatctttcgcgccagatgcagcaatgttgcctgctCAGAAGTTACATGAGCACTGttcaagaatttgtgactggatataaatcaataactaattactcaGACTTTGATCTAGAAtggaatgagcggtgtggagcaaaaacgattttttgaaccactctagtgcaTATAGCAATATTTTGAGAAGcacaatattattttttgtaatgaaTCGCAACTGGAACAAAATCTGCCTCTGAGCTTCGACTTCTAACTCATGTGATGCGGCTTTATGCTTACcgtgccaaaaaaaaaatccctagtaGAAATCAATGATTAGCCCtataatacccaaccccgcttTTAGcctttttggcttaaaccttcactcataacacgcatataagacaagttttttatgacttttgaaactttttttgtatttattaaaattgtttgaaaaattatattcaTATGTAACCTATAAATGCcaggggttcatttaacgtgtaatataaaaaaatcgtaaattttacatttttctacaataaacctatcacagaagaagagcttggtagtattaaaataatttcaaacctgtttttcagttaattacacggaaaatacaaaaaaatactagcaaaaaactaaaaatttaatatttttaaaagtattgcaacaacttgattttttttgccaaaaagcAGTAAGATGTTTCGAGAAaaaagggatgttcaaaaataaaaattataaaaatcaaaaaccggaATTCatagatttaaaataaaaaataaatcattgctcaAAGAGCTTTTAAAGCACCAGATTTTGGAGAACCAGTGCTTCCTGCAACATCCACCATGGATTTGTTCATACCCACCCAATCCATCACGACgcattttatttgaatattttctaaatttcgTATGCACTGCaacatcttaaggacacccacAAATTCCTTTCAGCGTtataaatttgtgaatgggtccCAATTGACTTCTTATTCTTCCTTCTGGCGTTGAGTCTCAaagtggaacagagcctgcatctaagcttccacatttattaactgagaactttcttcactattgaacatttttgcatatgtatatcgtgtggcaagcacggAGATATGTACTTCTATGGTTTGGAAAGTCGAGAAAGttttctttacgaaaatatcctccaccggtgggattcaaacccacgaccctcacctCAGTTTAGTTTTggtgaatagctgcacgtttaccacTATGGCTGTTTAGGCCCCGGTTCCCAACTGTCAGAtgaattaatcaaataaataaataaataaattatgagtttcacacagtgtattctgtgctttttcgtCTCTGGCGACTTTTAATAGATACAGATCGGTTGGTTTCACTGTTGTTCCTTTCCTTGCTGAATTTGCCAACCGGCTTAATTGTACCTAATTTAGTTTGTGGCTACGAATGAGCTTAACCTAGAGCAGTGATGCTCGGGCTCATTTTTCAATCGCCTGTATTTCGGATCTAAGATCTAAGTAAAACAGTGAATGGACCTTGGGAGACTCATGATAACTTTAGGGGTAGTACAGCCTCCTGACGAAAAATGTACAAAGTTCGTGACATTCAGGAGATCCAGACGAAACGTGTGGCCCGCGGGCTGTACTTTGGCCACCACGGACCTAGAGCATAACAGAACaacaacgatcaatctttgcagactcattcAAAAAGGCGGCGCTTGTTCAAGAACCTTATTTTTGTAACGAGAAAGTCTATCTACCTAACCCTGTGGACTCAGTTTTGTTACATTCAATTAATATGAAGTAGAACGCTCGCGTGCCAAATCATATTCATCACATCATTTACGATAGCTCAGATATTAATTTCAGAGGCTCCAGTATGATGAAACACTTAAATAGAGATATAGTCACTTTTGGAATGCTTTTGAAACCTTTCTTGGGATACACCAAAACTTATTATTTGACAAACCAAGTTCATTCGATGACATTCTAATGACTTCTAAAGTATTTGGTAAATGGCAGATGTTATTCCAATGAATCTAAAGCCTTCATGGATGCGGCAACTGATATTGAAACCTTCCTTCTTCATCATACTCAATAAACGTTTTCATAAAATAAGATCGCCATAACCAACACGAATAGAtagaaaatttgtaatttgtatttttaaaagaaaaatttcatAACAACGGACTCAAACACACTTTCACGTACTGATGCATTAATTCTTCAAAATCTTTTACAGAAAATGGTTCGCACAACAGTCCGGCCCGGGACGACCCTCGCTCATCAAAGCCATCTTCAGGACGTTCTGGTGGGAGTACACCATTCTCGGGTTCATCTGCGTCGTCAACGACATTTTCATTCGGTTGGCTCAACCGATCTTCCTTGGCTGGTTGCTGCAGTATTTCAGGTTACTTCGGACATCTGAGCGCGTTTGTAGACTCTtattaaacttttgttttctTACAGGAAAGATACCGACGTGACACGTGAAAGTGCGTTGTACTATGCCGGTGCAATTGTCCTACTGAATGCGCTGAGCGTGATAACCATCAACCAGTATATTCTGGGCAGCTTTCAGAACGGGATGAAGGTGCGAATTGCTGTATGCAGTGTGATATATCGGAAGTCGCTGAGATTGTCCCGGACGGCCTTGGGAGACACGGCACCCGGTAAGGTGGTCAATCTGCTGTCAAACGATGTCAATCGATTCGACATTGTATCAGTTTTCCTGCATTCGATGTGGTCAGCCCCGCTGTTGAGCATCATAGTTGGAGTGTTGCTGTATATCGAGATCGGAGTTGCAGGTCTGATCGGGATGATTGTGATCTTCATCGTGACACCCATTCAGGCCTATACTGGCAAATTGACCTCCCGGTTTCGACTGCAGACGGCGCTGAGAACAGACGAGCGAATTCGACTGATGGACGAGATCATATCGGGGATTCAGGTCATAAAGATGTACGCTTGGGAGAAGCCGTTCGCGAAGCTAATCAATCTAGCTAGAAGATTGGAGCTGAAGATTGTGAAGAAGAGTGCCTACGTGCGGGGGCTATACATGACGTTCCTGTTGTTCACCACCAGAATGGCGCTGTTCTGTACGATGATGGCAATGGTTTTGTTGGGGAATGATCTTACCGCAGCTAAGGTATTTGTTGTGTCGACTTATTTTGCAATCCTAGCGAACACGATGTCTGCGATGTTCGTGCGAGGAATTGCAGAAATTGCAGAGGCGCTGGTCGCCATGAAGCGTTTGCAACGCTTCCTTGAGTATGCAGAGAAGGAGGGAGAAAACGAGGGAGCTAAGGAAAAGTTCCTTAAAGAATTTGAAGCCAATGGAGACGTTGCTGAGAAACAGAAATTGATCGAGTCGGATACACAGCTGCCTCCGAATGTGGCAGTATCAATGAAAAATGTAACGGCTCGTTGGGGAGCAGTTAAGAGACAGGATGTGCCAGGAACAAAACCTGACGTCAAAAATGGATCTGCATCCGTGCCAAACATCGTCGAGACCGTTCGGCAGATGGACGAGGAAGATGAATCTTGGAAGACTGCTACACTGTCCAACATTAGTATAGATTTTAGAAAGGGAATTTTGATAGGCATAATTGGACCGGTCGGAGCGGGTAAATCGTCATTATTACAAGCTTTGTTGAAAGAGCTTCCATTAGAATCGGGAACAATTGTTAGCAAAGGAAAGCTTGCATATGTTAGCCAAGAGCCCTGGGTATTCGCCGGAACGGTACGGCAGAACATTCTGTTCGGTCAACCGATGGAAAAAGATCGATACGAATCCGTAGTGCAGGCTTGTGCTTTAATCAGGGATTTCGAACAGCTACCGCATGGCGATAAAACAATCATAGGAGAACGTGGAGCTGCACTTTCCGGAGGGCAAAAAGCTAGAATTAGTTTAGCTCGCGCAGTGTATCGAAGAGCCGACATATTCCTAATGGATGATCCGCTCAGTGCAGTGGATGCCCATGTCGGTCGTCATTTGTTCGATATCTGCATAGGTCCTCGGGGACGATTAGGTAGGCTTAAAACAACGAGGATATTAGTCACACATCAAGTACACTTCCTCAAGGAAGCCGACTGGGTGATAGTAATGAATGAGGTAAATCGTCTACAGGATGATCTGTGAAATTCCCAGGTTTAAAtgcttttttcattatttctagGGTAAAATAACTATACAGGGTACACCTTACGATCTTTCGCAAAACGGAATAGACTTCGTGGAGTTGCTGGAGAAGTTCGAAGAAGAGGCCGGCGATGGTGAAAGTTCGATCATGACGTCAGATAAACGAAGCCGTCGCGGTTCACGTGCGTCTTCGAGATCCATTGCCTCATCACAACGTTCGCTGGACGATCTCACTGAAGATGAGCAGCACGAAAAGGAGGAGAAGGATAAATCCAAAACACCGGAAGCTGATCAGAATATGGAGCAGAGCTCCAAGGGAACGGTTCAGGGATCGGTTCTCATCAATTACGTTCGCTGCGGTGCAAATCCTGTGATATTGTTTGCTTTGTTAATTCTATTTTTGGGCACACAGCTAGCGGCAAGTGGAGCTGATTTCTGGGTTGCCTTTTGGTATGTTGGTTGATGCTTCTACATAAGAATCATTACTCAAATACCTATTCAAATTGCAGGACATCCCAAGAAGAGCAACGCATATTTTTAAGACACAACAGCAGTGATCATGGCGGTTTAATCGAAAGAACCAATGATTCTTCCATTCTTGGAGAACCTCTACCGGCAATAGATTCCACTAATGGAACTCTTCGAAGCACGGAGTTCTGTATGACAGTTCACGGGGCTCTAGTGATAAGCATCTTTCTGATAGCAATCTCACGGTGAGTCCTTTTAAATCTATTTATTAAATGATGTCCTCACCCAAACATATATACGTTTGAACAGATCCATAAGTTTCTACAAAACATCAGTGCGCGCATCGCAGAACCTTCACGACTCGATGTTCAAGGGCTGCGTTTCGACTTCAATGCGCTTCTATGACACAAACCCGTCCGGGCGCATCCTGAATCGGTTCTCCAAGGACATGGGATCCGTC
It contains:
- the LOC5567254 gene encoding multidrug resistance-associated protein 4; the encoded protein is MESIRRKLATNPREKANILSVLTFWWTIDLFRKGYNKVLELQDLFKPLEVDKSEALGDRLEKKWFAQQSGPGRPSLIKAIFRTFWWEYTILGFICVVNDIFIRLAQPIFLGWLLQYFRKDTDVTRESALYYAGAIVLLNALSVITINQYILGSFQNGMKVRIAVCSVIYRKSLRLSRTALGDTAPGKVVNLLSNDVNRFDIVSVFLHSMWSAPLLSIIVGVLLYIEIGVAGLIGMIVIFIVTPIQAYTGKLTSRFRLQTALRTDERIRLMDEIISGIQVIKMYAWEKPFAKLINLARRLELKIVKKSAYVRGLYMTFLLFTTRMALFCTMMAMVLLGNDLTAAKVFVVSTYFAILANTMSAMFVRGIAEIAEALVAMKRLQRFLEYAEKEGENEGAKEKFLKEFEANGDVAEKQKLIESDTQLPPNVAVSMKNVTARWGAVKRQDVPGTKPDVKNGSASVPNIVETVRQMDEEDESWKTATLSNISIDFRKGILIGIIGPVGAGKSSLLQALLKELPLESGTIVSKGKLAYVSQEPWVFAGTVRQNILFGQPMEKDRYESVVQACALIRDFEQLPHGDKTIIGERGAALSGGQKARISLARAVYRRADIFLMDDPLSAVDAHVGRHLFDICIGPRGRLGRLKTTRILVTHQVHFLKEADWVIVMNEGKITIQGTPYDLSQNGIDFVELLEKFEEEAGDGESSIMTSDKRSRRGSRASSRSIASSQRSLDDLTEDEQHEKEEKDKSKTPEADQNMEQSSKGTVQGSVLINYVRCGANPVILFALLILFLGTQLAASGADFWVAFWTSQEEQRIFLRHNSSDHGGLIERTNDSSILGEPLPAIDSTNGTLRSTEFCMTVHGALVISIFLIAISRSISFYKTSVRASQNLHDSMFKGCVSTSMRFYDTNPSGRILNRFSKDMGSVDELLPKAILDATQIILNMLGTIVVTVIVNPMFLIPLAVLGIIFIYLRKVYLKTSKNIKRLEGITRSPVFSHLAASLAGLPTIRAFAAQNELIREFDSHQDIHTAAFYMFITSSTAFGFALDLLCLIFVLVVVFSFLIIDTHILGDRVGLAITQAMALTGMLQWGIRQSAEVANFMMSVERLLEYRDLKPEKQPDQPRILNKGWPEAGRLLFKNVSYRYFEGGSLVLKNLNFEILPMEKIGIVGRTGAGKSSLIGALFRLAQVEGDILIDGVNTGEISLENLRSKISIIPQDPVLFSGTLRRNLDPFEDFPDTDLWNALEQVELKEIANGPLGLQMAVAAGGSNFSVGQRQLICLARAILRSNRVLVLDEATANVDPNTDRLIQETIRVKFANCTVLTIAHRLNTIMDSDRVLVMDAGESVEFGTPHELLQMPVGVFKEMVLATGPSESERLIQIAKQKHDEIAASG